A single window of Paenibacillus sp. SYP-B4298 DNA harbors:
- a CDS encoding glycosyl hydrolase family 28-related protein produces the protein MNRSWFKIGWLAVMCTVLATAALLPAAGSRVYAANEVNARDFGATPGVRSDQSAALHAAMKHFYDKGQKGTVYLPAGTYYVDQGVRLHAGVNLVGDGTGRTIIKKMGNVTSYVLANPVLRSGSNELGATVSKLTIDADRTARAAQGLSQVGGILMDTDVRNLTLSNIEVRDTTIGALLRRTKDSAIIDSSFDRTTGHAIATGHESYPVGEFRNVRIANNRITNSSGGSGINLSRAAYTTVTGNQIINSVQQSDTYGGIRIPNGGEYNVVTNNRIVNYPRGIFVLTGAHNNRIEGNTIVDSRIHGILVESNNNTFKNNIIQQFNTSLNPETIRLANASGNELSNNRMQTYSAFRNFGIRVTGSSNNNRILNNVTSTSGTSISIEGGTGNVVSGNSNSR, from the coding sequence ATGAACAGATCCTGGTTCAAAATCGGCTGGCTCGCTGTGATGTGTACTGTGTTGGCGACAGCCGCGCTCCTGCCGGCTGCGGGCTCGCGCGTGTATGCTGCCAATGAGGTAAATGCGAGGGACTTCGGCGCAACGCCTGGCGTCAGGAGCGATCAGAGCGCGGCGCTCCATGCCGCGATGAAGCATTTCTATGATAAGGGGCAAAAGGGGACGGTCTACCTCCCCGCGGGCACTTATTATGTCGATCAGGGCGTTCGTCTGCATGCCGGGGTCAATCTCGTTGGCGATGGTACCGGCCGGACGATCATTAAAAAGATGGGCAATGTGACCAGCTATGTGCTCGCCAATCCGGTGCTGCGCTCCGGCTCCAATGAACTGGGCGCAACCGTGTCCAAGCTGACGATCGATGCAGATCGCACTGCGCGCGCAGCCCAGGGGCTGTCCCAGGTTGGCGGCATTCTAATGGATACGGATGTGCGTAACCTGACCTTGTCCAACATCGAGGTGCGCGACACAACAATCGGCGCGCTGCTGCGCAGGACGAAGGATTCAGCGATCATCGACAGCAGCTTCGACCGTACAACGGGACACGCCATCGCGACCGGACATGAGAGCTACCCTGTCGGCGAGTTCCGCAATGTGCGCATTGCCAACAACCGGATTACGAACTCTAGCGGCGGCAGCGGCATCAATCTGTCCCGCGCAGCCTATACGACCGTAACCGGCAACCAGATCATTAATTCAGTCCAGCAATCCGATACGTATGGCGGCATTCGGATTCCGAATGGCGGCGAATATAACGTCGTTACGAACAACCGGATCGTGAATTACCCGCGCGGCATCTTCGTGCTTACGGGTGCTCATAACAACCGGATTGAGGGCAATACCATCGTCGATTCGCGCATACACGGTATTTTGGTAGAGTCCAATAACAACACGTTCAAGAACAATATTATTCAGCAGTTCAACACTTCGCTGAACCCGGAGACGATTCGGCTAGCTAATGCCAGCGGCAACGAGCTGTCCAACAACCGGATGCAGACCTACAGCGCCTTCCGCAACTTTGGCATTCGCGTTACCGGCAGCTCGAATAATAACCGCATCCTGAACAATGTAACCTCCACCTCCGGCACCTCGATCAGCATCGAGGGCGGCACGGGCAATGTTGTCAGCGGCAATAGCAATTCACGGTAA
- the msrB gene encoding peptide-methionine (R)-S-oxide reductase MsrB: MRGVLVGICLLVIAITGTACGGREASHRESASPPAVKTVTMSDAELSEIYLAGGCFWGVEAYMSRIHGVQDVTSGYANGDGENPTYEDVIRGDRGFAETVHVKYDSKQVSLAKLLDYFFRVVDPTSVNKQGNDRGLQYRSGVYYTSPEDAQIIQQAVAQEQEKYDQPIVTEVLPLQNYYLAEEYHQDYLEKNPNGYCHIDLSILDEQEIDINIDPAQYPRPTDAQLKERLTKEQYAVTVNNDTEHAFSNEYWDLYEPGLYVDIATGEPLFSSQDKYDSGCGWPSFTKPIVPEVVTYAEDKSFGLERTEVRSRSGDIHLGHVFDDGPADRGGKRYCINSASIRFIPLDKMEEENYGYLLSIVE, from the coding sequence ATGAGAGGTGTACTAGTAGGCATATGCCTCCTTGTTATTGCAATCACAGGGACTGCTTGTGGCGGCAGGGAGGCGAGTCATCGGGAATCTGCTTCTCCCCCAGCCGTCAAGACCGTGACCATGTCAGACGCTGAGCTCAGCGAGATCTACCTGGCGGGAGGGTGCTTCTGGGGCGTGGAGGCGTATATGTCTCGCATTCACGGGGTACAGGATGTCACCTCGGGCTATGCCAACGGAGATGGAGAGAACCCCACCTATGAAGATGTCATTCGCGGGGACCGCGGCTTTGCTGAGACGGTACATGTGAAATATGATTCGAAGCAGGTATCGCTTGCGAAGCTGCTTGATTATTTTTTTAGAGTTGTCGACCCGACCAGTGTGAATAAGCAGGGGAATGATCGAGGCCTTCAGTATCGGTCAGGAGTCTACTACACGTCGCCTGAAGACGCACAGATCATTCAGCAGGCTGTAGCTCAAGAGCAAGAGAAATACGATCAACCTATTGTAACGGAAGTGCTGCCATTGCAGAACTATTATCTTGCTGAGGAGTACCACCAGGACTATCTGGAGAAAAATCCTAACGGCTATTGCCATATCGACTTGAGCATTCTGGACGAGCAGGAGATCGATATTAATATAGATCCTGCGCAATATCCACGCCCCACAGATGCACAATTAAAGGAACGGTTAACGAAGGAACAGTACGCAGTAACGGTTAACAATGATACGGAGCATGCATTCAGCAACGAGTATTGGGATCTATACGAACCAGGTCTGTATGTGGATATTGCAACAGGAGAGCCGTTATTTAGCAGCCAGGACAAATATGATTCCGGTTGCGGCTGGCCGAGCTTTACGAAGCCGATTGTACCTGAGGTCGTAACCTATGCCGAGGATAAGAGCTTCGGGCTGGAACGAACCGAGGTGAGAAGCCGATCAGGCGACATCCATCTTGGGCATGTGTTTGATGATGGCCCTGCAGATCGTGGCGGGAAAAGGTACTGCATCAACAGCGCCTCCATCCGCTTCATCCCGCTCGACAAGATGGAAGAAGAAAACTACGGATATTTGTTATCTATAGTGGAATAG
- a CDS encoding stalk domain-containing protein: MIGRKQGKVLIVMAVLMLSLVLSGVVNAAGIKTITKGGMELFHLRQAAEMYGYSVQWNAKERSVTLSYTGKMDDMKMKDDMKMKDDMKMKDDMMMEDDMMMKDDMKMKDDMKMKDDMMMDSEMKPAGQMIKLWIGNKTINVDGKEVKLDTAPTISKGSTYVAEAFIQYMMPAEAMK; the protein is encoded by the coding sequence ATGATTGGAAGAAAACAAGGCAAGGTATTGATCGTAATGGCGGTATTAATGCTATCGTTGGTGCTTTCCGGGGTAGTGAATGCCGCAGGCATCAAGACAATAACTAAAGGCGGGATGGAGCTATTCCATTTGAGGCAGGCGGCGGAAATGTACGGATATAGCGTGCAATGGAACGCCAAGGAAAGATCAGTAACGTTATCCTATACGGGCAAAATGGACGACATGAAGATGAAGGATGATATGAAGATGAAGGATGATATGAAGATGAAGGACGACATGATGATGGAGGATGACATGATGATGAAGGACGACATGAAGATGAAGGATGACATGAAGATGAAGGACGACATGATGATGGATAGTGAGATGAAACCGGCGGGACAAATGATTAAATTATGGATTGGCAACAAAACAATCAACGTGGATGGGAAGGAAGTTAAGCTGGATACTGCTCCTACCATCTCCAAGGGCAGCACTTATGTCGCGGAAGCCTTCATTCAATATATGATGCCTGCCGAGGCCATGAAATAA
- a CDS encoding aminotransferase class I/II-fold pyridoxal phosphate-dependent enzyme produces MSKEWIAPLVRKIPPSGIRAFFERDNSGEMISLGVGEPDFVTPETVREACIRALNEGYTKYTSNAGMPELRQEIARYLAISFGMNYEPEGEMVVTVGTSEAVDLALRALVTPGDEVLIPSPGYIAYAPIAVINGGTVVPVATSATHGFKLTAGALRQKLTARSKVLLVNYPNNPTGAVMTAADWLPLIEVIQEHDLIVISDEVYCELTYSGRHVSIASLPGMRERTIVINGFSKAFAMTGWRIGYACGPDELISQMLKIHQYTAMCAPAIGQIAALESLRSGMEPMRAMIAAYRQRRDNFVQGLQAIGLPCHTPEGAFYAFPSIAHSGLTSQQFAMALREEAGVGVVPGSVFGESGEGHIRCSYSVAPEQLERALERMQPLVARLQPARASH; encoded by the coding sequence ATGAGTAAGGAATGGATTGCACCGTTGGTGCGGAAGATTCCCCCGTCGGGGATTCGGGCTTTTTTTGAACGGGATAACAGCGGGGAGATGATCTCGCTCGGAGTGGGCGAGCCGGATTTTGTGACACCGGAGACGGTGCGCGAGGCCTGCATTCGCGCGCTGAATGAAGGCTATACCAAGTACACGTCCAATGCGGGGATGCCGGAGCTTAGGCAAGAGATTGCCCGCTATCTGGCGATCAGCTTCGGGATGAACTATGAGCCGGAGGGTGAAATGGTGGTAACCGTCGGCACGAGCGAGGCGGTGGATCTGGCCTTGCGTGCCCTGGTGACGCCTGGCGATGAGGTGCTCATTCCTTCACCTGGGTATATCGCCTATGCTCCGATTGCTGTCATCAATGGCGGTACGGTCGTTCCGGTTGCTACCTCTGCCACCCACGGCTTCAAGCTGACAGCGGGTGCGCTGCGGCAGAAGCTGACAGCCCGCTCCAAGGTACTGCTGGTCAATTACCCGAACAATCCCACAGGCGCAGTAATGACCGCGGCGGATTGGCTGCCGCTGATTGAAGTCATACAGGAGCATGACTTGATCGTCATCTCAGATGAGGTCTACTGCGAGCTGACCTATAGCGGGCGCCATGTCAGCATTGCGTCCTTGCCGGGGATGCGCGAGCGGACGATTGTCATTAACGGCTTCTCCAAGGCCTTCGCCATGACCGGCTGGCGCATCGGATATGCTTGCGGTCCAGACGAGCTGATCAGCCAGATGCTCAAGATTCACCAGTATACCGCGATGTGCGCGCCCGCGATCGGGCAGATTGCGGCTCTGGAGTCGCTGCGCAGCGGCATGGAGCCGATGAGAGCCATGATTGCCGCTTATAGGCAGCGCCGTGACAACTTCGTACAGGGGCTGCAAGCGATCGGACTGCCCTGTCATACACCGGAGGGCGCCTTCTACGCCTTCCCTTCGATCGCTCATAGCGGGCTGACCTCACAGCAGTTCGCCATGGCGCTGCGGGAGGAAGCGGGCGTAGGTGTCGTTCCCGGCTCTGTATTCGGCGAGAGCGGTGAAGGGCATATCCGCTGCTCCTACTCGGTTGCCCCGGAGCAACTGGAGCGCGCATTAGAGCGAATGCAGCCGTTGGTTGCCAGGCTGCAGCCTGCAAGAGCAAGCCACTGA
- a CDS encoding HAMP domain-containing sensor histidine kinase, whose amino-acid sequence MKLRTYLLLSSLTGIGVLLICLFVSYSKMLLSIEQLYWLSGITAGVGLLSFILQYVLTKPLEKSIARISQQTVRIARGDFHTEVPLVGPQEFKLLAEQFNVMSCKLKESFDNLHHSESARRELIANVSHDLRTPLASIQSFVEALEDDVIKDEETFQRYLNTIRLETKRLGGLIQDLFELSSLEAQGEVFEPQPYHADELLIHTLESFSLHLAEKKLTIEIELPDKLPAAMMVPAQMKRVLSNLLQNAIQYSPVEGKIVLSAAEMGRYVRISVLDEGEGIEAEETSRIFERFYRIDKSRGKNNGGAGLGLAIAQSIVQLHGGEIGVNSTKGAGSCFWFTLPIYLSR is encoded by the coding sequence ATGAAGCTGCGTACTTACTTACTATTGTCCAGCTTGACGGGCATCGGCGTATTATTAATTTGTTTATTTGTCAGCTATTCCAAGATGCTGCTCTCTATTGAACAACTGTATTGGTTGTCCGGCATAACAGCAGGGGTAGGCTTGCTTTCGTTCATCCTTCAGTACGTTCTGACTAAGCCACTGGAGAAATCCATTGCGCGCATCTCACAGCAGACCGTCCGAATTGCCAGAGGGGATTTCCATACCGAGGTCCCCTTGGTCGGCCCGCAGGAGTTTAAGCTGCTGGCCGAGCAATTCAATGTGATGAGCTGCAAGCTGAAGGAAAGCTTCGACAACCTGCACCATTCCGAATCCGCGCGGCGGGAGCTCATTGCGAACGTCTCCCATGATTTGCGCACACCTCTGGCATCCATTCAATCCTTTGTTGAGGCGCTGGAGGACGATGTGATTAAGGATGAGGAAACCTTTCAACGCTACCTGAACACGATTCGGCTCGAAACGAAACGATTGGGTGGACTGATCCAGGATTTATTTGAACTTTCCAGCCTGGAAGCCCAAGGCGAGGTGTTCGAGCCCCAGCCCTATCATGCCGATGAGCTGCTGATCCATACCCTGGAGAGCTTTTCATTACATCTCGCGGAGAAAAAGCTGACCATCGAGATTGAGCTGCCTGATAAATTGCCCGCTGCAATGATGGTGCCTGCACAAATGAAGCGCGTCCTGTCCAATCTGCTGCAAAATGCCATTCAATACTCTCCGGTTGAAGGCAAGATCGTATTATCCGCCGCCGAGATGGGCCGATACGTGCGTATTTCGGTTCTAGATGAAGGGGAAGGAATCGAGGCGGAGGAGACTTCCCGTATATTTGAACGGTTCTACCGGATTGACAAATCACGCGGCAAGAACAATGGAGGTGCCGGGCTAGGTCTTGCAATCGCGCAATCGATTGTTCAGCTCCATGGCGGTGAGATCGGGGTGAACAGCACCAAGGGAGCAGGCAGTTGCTTTTGGTTTACGCTTCCGATATACCTCAGTCGCTAA
- a CDS encoding redoxin family protein, translating into MRNMLKRVGYILAMGSLLIALTACSAKPMAPTSDTVSSTNMNKGEAAPAFSLSNLAGESFKLADFQGKKVYVKYWASWCSICLAGLEELNTLAGEDTDFTVITIVAPGYKGEKSSSEFTEWFNRQPYEHLNVLLDEDGVWAKEFQVRAYPSSYYIGSDGVLVKSLPGHASNDQIKQTMKEMM; encoded by the coding sequence ATGAGGAACATGTTGAAGCGGGTGGGCTATATACTGGCTATGGGCAGCTTATTGATTGCATTGACTGCATGTTCTGCGAAGCCGATGGCACCAACATCCGATACAGTCTCGTCAACCAATATGAACAAGGGGGAGGCCGCACCTGCATTTTCATTAAGCAATCTGGCAGGCGAATCCTTCAAGCTGGCGGATTTCCAAGGCAAGAAGGTCTATGTGAAATATTGGGCCTCATGGTGCTCCATCTGTCTAGCCGGACTGGAAGAGCTCAATACCTTAGCCGGCGAGGACACTGATTTCACCGTCATAACGATTGTTGCACCGGGCTATAAAGGAGAGAAATCATCCAGTGAGTTCACTGAATGGTTCAACAGGCAGCCTTATGAGCATCTCAACGTTCTGTTGGATGAAGACGGTGTGTGGGCGAAGGAGTTCCAGGTAAGAGCATATCCCAGCTCCTATTATATTGGCTCAGACGGGGTGCTGGTGAAATCCCTTCCGGGTCATGCATCCAATGACCAGATCAAGCAGACGATGAAGGAAATGATGTGA
- a CDS encoding ABC transporter substrate-binding protein, with the protein MKTIFISRLRLAAKQLGVALLVLVVAVVAGCGGKNSQLNTPITEGGANESWSIKHELGTVKLEQVPQKIVVLDTYLLDIALALGLRPIGAPTESPGKEELPSYLKSYVDYDLTWVGARNDPNLEVLAGLEPDLIVADLQRHQKSYEALEKIAPTMVVSGSGAEDWKTIITQLGEATRQQEKAKTVIADFEQKLEAGKAELAGSGFRAVAPITLYPKSVIRIYTAQSYTGAILQGLGFELPYEAGGKPFEELSVEAIGDVKADAFILMQSPEHTADVIPQEYPIFGNLDVVKSGHAYTVSMEQWLFYRGPLAGEVIIREAIDLFAKS; encoded by the coding sequence ATGAAGACGATATTCATCTCGAGGCTGCGGCTTGCGGCAAAACAGCTAGGGGTAGCGCTGCTCGTGCTCGTTGTAGCTGTTGTAGCTGGCTGTGGAGGGAAGAACAGCCAATTGAACACACCGATAACAGAAGGCGGTGCAAACGAATCGTGGAGCATTAAGCATGAGCTTGGCACAGTCAAGCTGGAGCAGGTGCCTCAGAAAATAGTGGTTCTCGACACCTATTTGCTGGATATTGCGCTAGCGCTGGGGCTGAGGCCGATCGGTGCTCCTACGGAAAGTCCAGGCAAGGAGGAGCTGCCTTCCTATTTGAAATCTTATGTCGACTATGACTTGACATGGGTTGGAGCCCGTAATGACCCCAATCTGGAGGTGCTGGCCGGACTTGAACCAGACTTGATCGTGGCTGACCTGCAACGGCATCAGAAAAGCTACGAGGCACTGGAAAAGATCGCACCAACAATGGTTGTAAGCGGATCGGGTGCTGAGGATTGGAAAACGATCATTACACAGCTTGGAGAGGCAACCCGGCAGCAAGAGAAGGCGAAGACGGTCATTGCCGACTTCGAGCAGAAGCTGGAGGCAGGAAAGGCGGAGCTTGCAGGCTCAGGCTTCCGGGCCGTCGCGCCGATTACCTTATATCCCAAGTCCGTAATACGGATCTATACGGCACAATCCTACACGGGAGCGATCTTGCAGGGACTAGGATTTGAGCTGCCATATGAGGCGGGCGGCAAGCCCTTCGAAGAGCTAAGTGTAGAAGCGATCGGCGATGTGAAGGCGGATGCTTTCATCTTGATGCAAAGTCCCGAGCACACAGCGGATGTTATACCGCAAGAGTATCCTATATTCGGCAACCTGGACGTCGTCAAATCGGGACATGCCTACACCGTGAGTATGGAGCAGTGGCTCTTCTACCGAGGACCTTTGGCGGGAGAGGTTATTATACGAGAGGCTATCGATCTGTTCGCCAAATCATAG
- the pdxR gene encoding MocR-like pyridoxine biosynthesis transcription factor PdxR, with amino-acid sequence MFNDFLPMPDRPVYIQVKDYMKRLMIKGALQPHQKLPSTRELGELLQVSRNTVIAAYAALEEDGFTYTQQGKGSFVAATSVMSAEPSWRIGWQERLSDQALQAEELDLMKHGIRSQKGTISFTSIAPDEKLFDLGNVKRAFLDRMAMEGHVLLNYGYAKGYKPLMDYLLHYMEHKGVDLTGKDILITNGFTEGFDIVLSALGKRSGRVLCENPTHNTAIKNLRLHGFDITGIPMEQDGVNLQELERALAEQRFDCAYLVPSYHNPTGIVMSVQKRLELVRLMGEYRVPIIEDGFNEELRYTASHVSPLIAAAGSGNGVIYIGSFSKVLFPGLRVGWVLADAELVGYLESIKRARTIHTSTLDQSTLYQYIHNGNLEKYLRRARAEYKRKYELTLRCCREHIPYAELTGHGGLHLFVVFAQGFDTRRLLERCQLQGVIFTPGDIFYTDGGGRHTMRIGFSRVADEEIELGIRVIGEQARVLLQEQG; translated from the coding sequence ATGTTCAACGATTTTCTACCGATGCCGGATCGTCCGGTCTACATTCAAGTCAAAGATTATATGAAGCGATTAATGATAAAGGGAGCGCTGCAGCCTCATCAGAAGCTGCCATCGACCCGCGAGCTGGGCGAGCTGCTCCAGGTGAGCCGCAATACCGTCATCGCCGCCTATGCGGCACTGGAGGAGGATGGCTTCACCTACACGCAGCAGGGCAAGGGCAGCTTCGTAGCTGCCACATCGGTCATGTCGGCGGAGCCTTCGTGGCGCATCGGCTGGCAGGAGAGGCTCAGCGACCAGGCGTTGCAGGCGGAGGAGCTCGATCTGATGAAGCATGGCATTCGCTCGCAGAAGGGGACGATCTCCTTCACCAGCATCGCACCGGATGAGAAGCTGTTCGATCTGGGCAATGTGAAGCGGGCATTTCTCGATCGGATGGCGATGGAGGGACATGTCCTGCTTAATTACGGCTATGCCAAAGGCTATAAGCCGTTGATGGATTATTTGCTACATTATATGGAGCATAAGGGCGTCGATCTGACGGGCAAGGACATCCTGATTACGAACGGCTTCACAGAGGGCTTCGACATCGTGCTGTCGGCGCTGGGCAAGCGCAGTGGACGGGTGCTATGCGAGAATCCGACTCATAATACGGCGATCAAAAATTTGCGGCTGCATGGCTTCGACATTACAGGCATTCCGATGGAGCAGGACGGCGTAAACCTGCAAGAGCTGGAGCGGGCGCTGGCTGAGCAGCGCTTCGACTGTGCCTACCTGGTTCCGTCCTATCATAATCCGACAGGCATCGTCATGTCGGTGCAGAAGCGGCTGGAGCTGGTGCGGCTGATGGGAGAGTACCGCGTTCCCATTATCGAGGATGGCTTTAACGAGGAGCTGCGCTATACCGCATCTCATGTATCGCCGCTGATTGCGGCGGCGGGCAGCGGCAATGGCGTCATCTACATTGGCAGCTTCTCCAAGGTGCTGTTTCCAGGTCTTAGGGTCGGCTGGGTGCTCGCGGATGCCGAGCTGGTCGGCTATCTGGAGAGCATCAAGCGGGCGCGCACGATTCACACCTCGACACTGGATCAGTCGACGCTGTACCAGTATATACACAATGGCAATCTGGAGAAATACCTCAGACGGGCACGCGCCGAGTACAAACGGAAATACGAGCTGACGCTGCGCTGCTGCCGGGAGCATATCCCGTATGCGGAGCTGACAGGGCATGGCGGGCTGCATCTGTTCGTCGTCTTTGCCCAAGGCTTTGATACCCGAAGGCTGCTGGAGCGCTGTCAGTTGCAAGGCGTCATCTTCACGCCGGGAGACATCTTCTACACGGATGGCGGGGGACGCCATACGATGCGGATCGGCTTCTCGCGGGTAGCAGATGAGGAGATCGAGCTGGGGATACGGGTGATAGGCGAGCAAGCAAGGGTGTTATTACAGGAGCAGGGCTAG
- a CDS encoding response regulator transcription factor translates to MNERVLVADDDSNITDVCRRYLEREGYLVTTAKDGLEALELWRSQTPNLIVLDLMMPHKNGWEVCSEIRQTEDTPIVMLTARGEEQDRLMGLTMGADDYLTKPFSPRELVLRVRAILRRMRYVQTKPATASEHIIKYEGLTIDVAKRIVEISGQIIDLTVTEFEMLYLLASHPDQVFSRNQILSKVWDFSYEGDTTTVTVHIRRLREKIEPTPSHPKFIKTVWGIGYKFAGDGNS, encoded by the coding sequence GTGAATGAACGAGTGCTGGTAGCGGATGACGATAGTAACATTACCGATGTGTGCCGCAGGTATCTGGAGAGGGAAGGCTATCTCGTCACGACCGCCAAGGATGGCCTGGAGGCATTGGAGCTATGGCGCAGTCAAACGCCGAACCTGATCGTGCTCGACCTCATGATGCCCCATAAAAATGGCTGGGAAGTGTGCAGTGAGATTCGGCAGACCGAAGATACTCCGATTGTGATGTTAACTGCCCGCGGCGAGGAACAGGATCGCTTGATGGGTCTGACTATGGGGGCTGATGATTACTTAACCAAACCCTTTAGTCCCAGAGAGCTCGTGCTGCGTGTGCGGGCGATCTTGCGCAGGATGCGTTATGTACAGACCAAGCCGGCTACGGCATCGGAACACATCATCAAGTACGAAGGACTTACAATTGACGTCGCGAAGCGTATTGTGGAGATTAGCGGGCAGATCATCGACTTGACGGTTACAGAATTTGAGATGCTGTACTTGCTGGCGAGCCATCCCGATCAAGTATTTTCCCGCAACCAGATACTGAGTAAGGTTTGGGACTTCAGTTATGAAGGAGACACGACAACCGTTACCGTGCATATTCGGAGATTAAGGGAAAAGATTGAACCGACTCCTTCTCATCCCAAGTTTATTAAGACGGTATGGGGGATCGGCTATAAGTTTGCGGGTGATGGCAACTCATGA
- a CDS encoding DUF4261 domain-containing protein: MGIWDRLRGNKGKGRQQAEESQPQPNEQQGQAEEQGYGALVGFVLLQGDAFDYTPFIHEMRQRWGIDLSDQGDPEGGAFVFEVDGMRAACMYVPAPIPNREVEENCRYNLIWPEAEQVVSQHQAQLILSVLNYNDPIEGHALFTKAASSLLQSGQALGLYMAPAVLEAAHYTELAQMLQEEELPIPLWVFVGLYGGEKGNSAYTVGLNKFGRDELEVVESDKTPGELYEFLYMITQYLIEYDVLLQDGETIGFSEEQKLTLTRSKGIAVEGDSIKIGY, encoded by the coding sequence ATGGGAATTTGGGATCGTCTGCGCGGGAATAAGGGGAAAGGCAGACAACAAGCTGAGGAGTCGCAGCCGCAGCCCAATGAACAGCAGGGGCAAGCTGAGGAGCAAGGCTATGGCGCATTAGTGGGATTCGTATTGCTCCAGGGGGATGCCTTTGACTACACACCGTTCATTCACGAGATGCGCCAGAGGTGGGGGATCGACCTGTCCGATCAGGGCGACCCGGAGGGCGGAGCCTTCGTCTTCGAGGTCGATGGCATGCGTGCGGCGTGTATGTATGTTCCTGCGCCAATTCCTAACCGCGAGGTCGAGGAGAACTGCCGCTATAATCTGATCTGGCCGGAGGCGGAGCAGGTCGTCTCACAGCATCAGGCGCAGTTGATCCTGTCCGTGCTGAATTATAATGATCCGATCGAAGGGCATGCCCTGTTCACTAAAGCTGCGAGCAGCCTGTTGCAATCCGGGCAGGCGCTCGGCTTATACATGGCTCCAGCAGTACTGGAGGCTGCTCATTACACTGAGCTGGCACAGATGCTGCAGGAGGAGGAGCTTCCTATCCCGCTCTGGGTATTCGTCGGCTTATATGGCGGAGAGAAAGGAAATAGCGCCTATACGGTGGGACTGAACAAATTCGGCCGCGATGAGCTTGAGGTTGTGGAGTCGGATAAAACGCCGGGTGAGCTGTATGAATTTCTGTATATGATTACGCAATACCTGATTGAATATGATGTGTTGCTGCAAGACGGGGAGACGATCGGATTTTCGGAGGAGCAGAAGCTGACGCTGACCCGCTCCAAGGGGATTGCTGTCGAGGGAGACAGCATTAAAATCGGCTATTAA
- a CDS encoding cytochrome c biogenesis CcdA family protein, translating to MSPCILPLLPVYMSYLSGGIVNAVNQEEGVADSAWFRSVLLLRTLMFVLGLSMVFILLGFGSGILGHIISSPWFIAICGAIVVLFGIYQTGWIRLSWLEREVRLSRNGMKQGGYIGAFLLGLTFSFGWTPCIGPVLAAVLGIAAGEGSPVYGGFLMLLYSVGLSIPFLILSVCSGYLMKRVRHLYRYMGAIKVASGCILIVMGLLLMTDRLNMLVGWVQ from the coding sequence TTGTCCCCATGTATTTTGCCGCTGCTTCCGGTATACATGTCTTACTTGTCAGGAGGCATAGTCAATGCCGTGAATCAGGAGGAGGGTGTCGCCGACTCCGCTTGGTTTCGTTCTGTACTTCTATTGCGCACGTTAATGTTTGTGCTTGGGCTGTCGATGGTGTTTATTCTACTGGGCTTTGGCTCGGGTATTCTAGGTCATATCATCTCAAGCCCCTGGTTTATTGCGATCTGCGGGGCAATCGTTGTCCTGTTTGGAATCTACCAGACGGGATGGATTCGATTATCATGGCTGGAACGAGAAGTAAGGCTATCTCGCAATGGGATGAAGCAGGGCGGGTATATCGGAGCCTTCTTGCTTGGCCTGACCTTCAGTTTTGGATGGACACCGTGCATCGGTCCTGTATTAGCGGCTGTACTCGGGATCGCGGCAGGTGAAGGCTCTCCTGTCTACGGCGGATTTCTTATGCTCCTTTATAGCGTCGGCTTATCCATTCCATTCTTGATCCTGTCTGTATGTTCAGGCTATCTAATGAAGCGCGTCCGACATCTGTACAGGTATATGGGAGCAATCAAAGTGGCTTCAGGCTGTATTCTTATTGTGATGGGACTACTGTTAATGACAGATCGACTAAATATGCTGGTCGGCTGGGTTCAATAA